Proteins co-encoded in one Coriobacterium glomerans PW2 genomic window:
- the glmS gene encoding glutamine--fructose-6-phosphate transaminase (isomerizing) has protein sequence MCGIVGYTGLDAAKDILVSGLKRLEYRGYDSAGVALERTGARGAHAAEPAPATTIDVIRRVGKVSGLESELAGIDLASTCGIGHTRWATHGKPSQDNAHPHTSCDGRIAIVHNGIIENFVELRSELESRGHTFRSETDTEVFAHLIEEAYAASSDLDAAVREACTRVVGAYGLAVMCADEPGVIVVARKDSPIIIGRGERGSYVASDVIALIDATRDVVVLEDGQFARLTPQGISYTDDAGRTIEPEITHVDWDVDVAEKGGYPDFMLKEISEQPRVVRDTLVGRMRGGELDIDELGLSYEELDIIDRVYVIACGTSFHAGLIVKNMIEGWARIPCEVEAASEFRYRDPIITPSTLVVAVSQSGETADTLAAIRDARIRGAKVFGITNVIGSPVAREADGVIYTKANKEIAVASTKSFIGQVVSLTLLALMLGQVKGKLTCGQVRMLFHELGDTAEQIQWIMDTQGAAIREAALACKDAQSALFVGRGVGSAICYEGALKLKEVSYLHAEAYAAGEMKHGPIALIEPGFPVIAVTTRSPVYDKTVSNLKECEARGAEIIAVATEGDEEIRAIADHVIYIPRVRDCFSPITATVPLQLLAREVALLRDCNVDQPRNLAKSVTVE, from the coding sequence ATGTGCGGGATCGTCGGCTACACGGGGCTTGATGCAGCGAAGGATATTCTGGTATCGGGGCTCAAGCGCCTCGAATACCGAGGTTACGACTCGGCAGGTGTCGCGCTCGAGCGCACCGGCGCCCGCGGCGCGCACGCCGCCGAACCGGCACCGGCGACGACGATCGACGTCATCCGCCGCGTGGGCAAGGTCTCGGGTCTTGAGTCGGAGCTCGCAGGGATCGATCTCGCATCGACCTGTGGCATCGGCCACACGCGCTGGGCCACGCACGGCAAGCCGTCCCAGGACAACGCGCATCCCCACACCTCCTGTGATGGCAGGATCGCGATCGTGCACAACGGCATCATCGAGAACTTCGTCGAGCTCCGCTCAGAGCTCGAATCACGCGGCCACACGTTTCGCAGCGAGACCGACACCGAGGTCTTCGCCCATCTCATCGAGGAAGCCTACGCCGCCAGCTCCGATCTCGATGCGGCGGTGCGCGAAGCGTGCACGCGCGTCGTGGGCGCCTACGGTCTGGCGGTCATGTGCGCAGACGAGCCCGGCGTCATCGTCGTGGCACGCAAGGACTCGCCGATCATCATCGGGCGAGGAGAGCGCGGCAGCTATGTGGCATCAGATGTCATCGCGCTGATCGATGCGACGCGCGATGTCGTGGTGCTCGAGGATGGGCAGTTCGCGCGGCTGACGCCGCAGGGCATCAGCTACACCGACGATGCGGGTCGCACCATCGAGCCGGAGATCACCCATGTGGACTGGGACGTCGACGTCGCGGAGAAGGGGGGATACCCGGACTTCATGCTCAAGGAGATCTCCGAGCAGCCGCGCGTCGTGCGCGACACCCTGGTGGGGCGCATGCGCGGCGGCGAGCTCGACATCGACGAGCTCGGTCTCAGCTATGAGGAACTCGATATCATCGATCGCGTCTACGTGATCGCCTGCGGTACGAGCTTCCACGCCGGTCTCATCGTCAAGAACATGATCGAGGGCTGGGCGCGCATTCCCTGCGAGGTCGAGGCCGCGAGCGAGTTTCGGTATCGCGATCCGATCATCACGCCGTCCACGCTCGTCGTTGCCGTGTCGCAGTCCGGCGAGACCGCAGACACCCTGGCGGCCATTCGCGACGCGCGCATCAGAGGTGCCAAGGTCTTCGGGATCACGAACGTGATCGGCTCGCCGGTCGCGCGCGAGGCCGATGGCGTCATCTACACGAAGGCCAACAAGGAGATCGCAGTCGCCTCCACGAAGAGCTTCATCGGACAGGTCGTGAGCCTGACGCTGCTGGCGCTCATGCTCGGACAGGTCAAGGGCAAGCTCACCTGCGGCCAGGTCCGCATGCTCTTCCACGAGCTCGGCGACACCGCCGAGCAGATCCAATGGATCATGGACACGCAGGGCGCGGCGATCCGCGAGGCGGCTCTGGCATGCAAGGATGCGCAGTCGGCCCTGTTCGTGGGTCGCGGTGTCGGCTCGGCGATCTGCTACGAGGGCGCGCTCAAGCTCAAAGAGGTCAGCTATCTGCATGCGGAGGCCTATGCCGCCGGCGAGATGAAGCACGGGCCGATCGCGCTGATCGAGCCCGGTTTCCCGGTCATTGCTGTGACCACGAGAAGCCCGGTGTACGACAAGACCGTCTCGAACCTCAAGGAATGCGAGGCGCGCGGTGCCGAGATCATCGCTGTCGCCACCGAGGGCGACGAGGAGATCCGCGCCATCGCCGATCATGTGATCTACATCCCGCGCGTGCGCGACTGCTTCTCGCCGATCACCGCCACCGTTCCGCTGCAGCTGCTCGCCCGCGAGGTCGCGCTGCTGCGCGACTGCAATGTTGATCAGCCGCGCAACCTCGCGAAGTCGGTCACGGTGGAGTAG
- a CDS encoding NAD(P)H-dependent oxidoreductase — MTGNPLVIIAHPHLHGSSRVNRRWLSELRAHSNEFDVRDLYALYPDGQIDDDAVADEQAALESHDLIVFQFPVYWYSCPALLRTWMDRVLAFGWAYGGDRALPGEPGRKLAGKRFAFATSAGDSAANYSATGAAGFTFDEIMVPFRATVRFLGATCETHAFTLFATENDITDSDVEASAHSYLAWLRDIARRDDIAGERSAVMPQPSTRPMGETAL; from the coding sequence ATGACGGGAAATCCACTTGTCATCATCGCTCACCCCCACCTCCACGGGAGCTCGCGCGTGAACAGACGATGGCTTTCTGAACTGCGCGCGCATTCGAATGAGTTCGATGTGCGCGATCTGTACGCTCTGTATCCAGACGGGCAGATCGACGATGATGCCGTCGCCGACGAGCAGGCCGCACTCGAGTCACACGATCTGATCGTCTTCCAGTTCCCCGTCTACTGGTACAGCTGCCCGGCTCTGCTTCGCACGTGGATGGACCGCGTTCTCGCATTCGGTTGGGCCTACGGTGGCGATCGCGCGCTTCCCGGTGAGCCCGGGCGCAAGCTCGCGGGCAAGCGCTTCGCCTTCGCCACGAGTGCCGGTGATTCCGCAGCAAACTACAGCGCGACCGGTGCCGCCGGATTCACGTTCGATGAGATCATGGTTCCCTTCCGCGCGACCGTCAGATTTCTCGGCGCCACATGCGAGACCCATGCGTTCACATTGTTCGCAACCGAAAACGACATCACGGACAGCGACGTGGAGGCGAGCGCGCACTCCTATCTCGCTTGGCTGCGAGACATCGCTCGGAGAGACGATATCGCAGGCGAACGGTCGGCCGTCATGCCACAGCCATCGACGCGACCCATGGGCGAGACGGCACTCTGA
- the cysE gene encoding serine O-acetyltransferase, which translates to MREDIETVKRNDPAAQGALVIFLSYPGLHAKWMHAPERWLWRHRLRGPARILSQITRLVTGVEIHPAAKVGRRLFIDHAAGVVIGETASLGDDCVLYQGVTLGGTGRESGKRHPTLGDGVMVGAGAKVLGSIRIGSGAKIGSNSVVVKDVPDNSTVIGIPGRIVRRNGRRIARETLDERPGLMRATAPDEEEVLWNRRAIARACKRIEQLEKEVANLQEAVERLARTKTCTGAQSSERRGSQTGAVAADAPTARA; encoded by the coding sequence ATGAGGGAGGATATCGAGACGGTCAAGCGGAACGACCCTGCCGCTCAGGGCGCTCTCGTGATCTTTCTATCCTACCCCGGGCTTCACGCCAAGTGGATGCACGCTCCTGAGCGGTGGCTGTGGAGACATCGTCTGCGCGGACCCGCGCGCATCCTGTCGCAGATCACGCGCCTCGTCACCGGCGTTGAGATACATCCGGCTGCGAAAGTGGGACGTCGGCTGTTCATCGACCATGCGGCGGGCGTCGTGATCGGCGAGACGGCGAGCCTGGGCGATGACTGCGTGCTCTATCAAGGCGTGACCCTGGGCGGCACCGGTCGGGAGAGCGGCAAGCGCCATCCCACCCTCGGTGACGGTGTCATGGTCGGTGCCGGTGCGAAGGTGCTCGGCAGCATCCGGATCGGATCGGGTGCAAAGATCGGGAGCAACTCCGTGGTCGTGAAGGACGTGCCCGATAATTCCACCGTCATCGGTATCCCCGGCAGGATCGTGCGCCGAAACGGCCGGCGCATCGCACGGGAGACACTCGATGAGCGCCCTGGACTCATGCGCGCGACGGCCCCGGATGAGGAGGAAGTGCTTTGGAACCGACGGGCGATCGCGCGGGCCTGCAAGAGAATCGAGCAACTCGAAAAGGAAGTTGCGAATCTGCAAGAGGCTGTCGAGCGGCTCGCCCGAACCAAGACCTGCACGGGCGCTCAGAGCAGCGAGCGACGCGGCTCGCAAACGGGCGCTGTCGCGGCGGACGCACCGACGGCCCGCGCTTGA
- a CDS encoding DedA family protein yields the protein MGLLKGIVELLKNPRDAISAWIAMGPLFAYGFIFLIVFIETGVVFMPFLPGDSLLFASGFFAHMGSIDIFALLLIVWTAAIAGDQCNFFIGHFFGSRIIASGRIRAMTPERIAKSEAFLDRWGRLAIFLGRFFPFIRTFVPFLAGIGGMQWHSFILFNMLGGITWSSMFVLMGYFFGGIPVVEEHFEVLIVAIVAVSVLPMIAGLVRSRLSRKSEDRSAPDA from the coding sequence ATGGGATTGCTCAAAGGCATCGTCGAGCTTCTGAAGAACCCGCGGGATGCGATTTCCGCATGGATCGCGATGGGTCCGCTGTTTGCCTACGGCTTCATCTTCCTGATCGTATTCATAGAGACCGGCGTGGTCTTCATGCCGTTTTTGCCCGGGGATTCCCTGCTGTTCGCGTCCGGTTTCTTCGCGCACATGGGCAGCATCGACATCTTTGCGCTGCTGCTGATCGTATGGACCGCTGCGATCGCAGGCGATCAGTGCAACTTCTTCATCGGCCATTTCTTCGGCAGCCGAATCATCGCATCGGGCAGGATCCGAGCGATGACACCCGAGCGGATCGCCAAGAGCGAGGCCTTTCTGGATCGCTGGGGCCGACTCGCGATATTTCTGGGTCGCTTCTTTCCATTCATCCGCACGTTCGTCCCGTTTCTCGCCGGCATCGGCGGCATGCAGTGGCATTCATTCATTCTGTTCAACATGCTCGGCGGGATTACCTGGTCGAGCATGTTCGTGCTGATGGGATATTTCTTCGGCGGCATTCCCGTCGTGGAGGAGCACTTCGAGGTACTGATCGTGGCCATCGTGGCCGTGTCGGTCCTGCCCATGATCGCAGGTCTTGTGCGCTCCAGACTGTCCCGCAAGTCGGAGGATCGATCGGCTCCCGACGCCTGA
- a CDS encoding branched-chain amino acid aminotransferase — translation MTQIKNLDWENLDFAYQSTDYSYVSNWSDGAWDAGCLTSEHTITLSECAGIYQYCQECFEGLKAYATADGGIVCFRPELNAVRMSASATRLEMPPFPEKRFVSAVEQVIDANACWVPPYGSGATLYVRPFMIATGEVLGVAPASAYQFRILVTPVGPYFKGGIRPIRLTVSPYDRAAPHGTGNIKAGLNYGMSIKATMDAHRAGFDENLYLDAQSRTYVEETGGANVLFVTADGALVAPQSPTDSILHSITRRSLVQVAQDLGMPVIERPVSWHEVAEGGFAECGLCGTAAVISPVAEIHNGDIVVVFPQGHDEMGPVMGRLRETLTGIQEGALEDVHGWVHTIR, via the coding sequence ATGACGCAAATCAAGAATCTGGATTGGGAAAACCTGGACTTCGCGTATCAAAGCACCGATTACAGCTACGTTTCGAACTGGTCCGACGGTGCATGGGATGCCGGGTGCCTGACATCCGAGCACACGATCACGCTCTCCGAGTGCGCCGGGATCTATCAGTACTGTCAGGAGTGCTTCGAGGGACTCAAGGCATATGCGACAGCAGATGGCGGCATCGTGTGCTTTCGACCTGAACTCAACGCGGTGCGCATGAGCGCTTCGGCGACACGTCTCGAGATGCCCCCCTTCCCGGAGAAGCGCTTCGTCTCTGCGGTCGAGCAGGTCATCGATGCAAACGCTTGCTGGGTGCCTCCGTACGGATCGGGAGCAACCCTCTATGTTCGTCCCTTCATGATCGCCACCGGTGAGGTCTTGGGCGTCGCTCCCGCGAGCGCCTATCAGTTTCGGATCTTGGTGACGCCTGTCGGCCCATACTTCAAGGGTGGGATCAGACCGATCCGACTCACGGTGTCGCCCTATGACCGCGCCGCTCCGCACGGAACCGGCAACATCAAGGCCGGACTCAATTACGGTATGAGCATCAAGGCGACGATGGATGCTCATCGGGCCGGCTTTGACGAGAATCTGTATCTGGATGCTCAATCGCGCACCTATGTCGAGGAGACCGGGGGTGCCAACGTTCTGTTCGTCACCGCAGATGGAGCGCTCGTGGCTCCGCAGTCGCCGACGGACTCCATCCTGCATTCCATAACACGCCGGTCACTTGTGCAGGTCGCACAGGATCTGGGCATGCCGGTCATCGAGCGTCCCGTCAGCTGGCATGAGGTCGCCGAAGGGGGCTTCGCTGAGTGCGGGCTTTGCGGCACCGCTGCAGTCATCTCCCCGGTCGCAGAGATCCACAACGGCGATATCGTGGTGGTCTTCCCGCAGGGCCACGATGAGATGGGTCCGGTTATGGGCAGATTGCGAGAGACGCTCACCGGTATCCAAGAGGGTGCTCTGGAGGATGTCCACGGGTGGGTCCACACGATTCGCTAG
- a CDS encoding LemA family protein, translating into MTPIIVVIIVVVLIGIVVAGIYNNMVTLRNRIDNAWQNIDTQLQRRFDLIPNLVETVRGYASHEKTTLDAVTRARNAAVSAGSPEDKMAADNVLTGALRQLFAVAEAYPDLKANQNFIQLQGSLEDTENKVSYARQSYNDCVLSYNNAIQTFPGNIFAGVFQFRERKGFEAEESSRDVPHVKF; encoded by the coding sequence ATGACTCCCATCATCGTCGTCATCATCGTCGTCGTGCTCATCGGCATCGTCGTCGCCGGCATCTACAACAACATGGTCACGCTGAGAAATCGCATCGACAACGCTTGGCAAAACATTGACACGCAGCTGCAGCGTCGATTCGATCTGATCCCCAATCTGGTCGAGACCGTGCGCGGCTACGCCTCACACGAGAAGACGACGCTGGACGCCGTGACGCGCGCCCGAAACGCCGCCGTCAGCGCCGGCAGCCCCGAGGACAAGATGGCCGCGGACAATGTCCTCACCGGTGCTCTGCGCCAGCTGTTCGCTGTCGCAGAGGCCTACCCCGACCTCAAGGCCAATCAGAACTTCATCCAGCTGCAGGGATCGCTCGAAGACACCGAGAACAAGGTCTCCTACGCGCGCCAGAGCTATAACGACTGCGTATTGTCCTACAACAACGCGATCCAGACATTTCCCGGCAACATCTTCGCCGGGGTGTTCCAGTTTCGCGAGCGCAAAGGGTTCGAGGCGGAGGAGTCATCCCGCGATGTGCCGCATGTGAAATTCTGA
- the tadA gene encoding tRNA adenosine(34) deaminase TadA, with product MDKTASDVLDAHPDDARFMREALAQARMAAELGEVPIGAAVVYEGDCIARAHNRRELDGNPSAHAEFVAMLKASAVLGRWRLTGCTVYVTVEPCLMCAGLMVNARIDRCVFGASDPKGGALGTLFDVSRDPRLNHAFGVTRDVEREECSDLLTTFFADLRGRRAK from the coding sequence ATGGATAAGACAGCGTCGGATGTGCTGGACGCGCATCCGGATGACGCGCGCTTCATGCGAGAGGCGCTCGCGCAAGCGCGCATGGCCGCCGAACTCGGCGAGGTGCCGATCGGAGCCGCCGTGGTCTATGAGGGAGACTGTATCGCTCGAGCGCACAATCGGCGAGAACTTGATGGAAATCCATCGGCGCATGCAGAATTCGTGGCGATGCTCAAGGCATCGGCCGTCCTCGGACGCTGGCGGCTCACGGGATGCACGGTCTATGTCACCGTCGAGCCGTGCCTCATGTGCGCGGGTCTCATGGTCAACGCCCGCATCGATCGCTGCGTCTTCGGAGCGAGCGATCCCAAGGGCGGCGCGCTCGGGACGCTTTTCGATGTGAGCCGCGATCCTCGACTGAATCATGCGTTTGGGGTGACGCGAGATGTCGAGCGAGAGGAGTGCTCCGATCTGCTGACCACGTTTTTCGCCGATCTTCGCGGGCGGAGAGCCAAGTGA
- a CDS encoding ABC transporter ATP-binding protein: MLKLLRCFAGSYRRFMILGPATKLLEAIFDLLTPLVIARMIDEGVGEGDLGSIWGYGLALFAMATVGLAFTLVCQKMASRASQGIGTDIRHSLYRRVNEFSYAELDRFGTPSLITRITNDVNQVQLAIALGIRQLVRWPFLAIGSMVAALLIDVRLGLVFLVSTPLIGVIFWVVMARCVPYFKSMQRKLDRIGLITREGISGIRVIRAFVREDHERERFHDASFDQASTAIAVGRLSSFLNPVTFFIMYLAICAILWQGGIQVNVGSLTQGEVMAFVNYMMQTLLSIVYVANLVVVFTKAGASASRINEVLACEPSITDAGGEPVESSSSSSVAALRMRGATFAYPGSTVNSIDDVTLELFPGQTLGVIGGTGSGKSTLISLIPRLYDVRAGSVEVLGEDVRHWPLARLRRAIGLVPQSASLVSGTIASNLRWRDESASDDELWRALDIAQAGEFVRDLEDGLNSTVEAGGRNFSGGQRQRLTIARALVGSPRLLILDDAASALDFKTDAALRRAILTMSRQEQMTSSAIPPLACVIVSQRVSAVRDSDVICVLDHGRVSALGTHEELLRTSRLYREIGLSQLRPDELGEAAEATSEQSNAAEPTSGAIDEPSAASAPPASKT, encoded by the coding sequence ATGCTCAAACTGCTACGATGCTTTGCCGGATCGTACCGGCGCTTCATGATTCTGGGTCCTGCCACCAAATTGCTCGAAGCCATATTTGATCTTCTGACCCCCTTGGTCATCGCGCGCATGATCGATGAGGGCGTCGGTGAGGGCGATCTCGGTTCCATCTGGGGCTATGGACTTGCGCTGTTCGCGATGGCTACGGTAGGGCTCGCCTTCACACTCGTGTGCCAGAAGATGGCGTCGCGCGCCTCTCAAGGTATCGGCACCGATATCCGCCACAGCCTCTACAGGCGCGTCAACGAGTTCTCCTATGCCGAGTTGGATCGCTTCGGTACTCCATCGCTCATCACGCGCATCACCAACGATGTCAACCAGGTGCAGCTCGCCATCGCGCTCGGCATACGTCAGCTTGTCAGGTGGCCGTTTCTCGCCATCGGATCAATGGTCGCGGCGTTGCTCATCGATGTGAGGCTCGGACTGGTCTTTCTGGTTTCCACGCCTTTGATCGGCGTGATCTTCTGGGTGGTCATGGCAAGGTGCGTGCCGTACTTCAAGAGCATGCAGAGAAAGCTCGACCGGATCGGTCTGATCACGCGCGAGGGCATCTCGGGCATCCGGGTCATTCGCGCATTCGTGCGGGAGGACCACGAGCGCGAGCGATTCCACGACGCGTCATTCGATCAAGCGTCGACCGCTATCGCCGTGGGCAGGCTCTCTTCATTTCTGAATCCCGTCACGTTCTTTATCATGTATCTCGCTATCTGCGCCATCCTGTGGCAAGGCGGCATTCAGGTGAACGTGGGCTCCCTCACCCAGGGTGAGGTCATGGCTTTTGTGAACTATATGATGCAGACGCTTCTCTCGATCGTGTATGTGGCCAATCTCGTCGTGGTCTTCACGAAGGCTGGTGCGTCCGCTTCACGCATCAACGAGGTGCTCGCATGTGAACCGAGCATCACCGACGCCGGCGGCGAGCCCGTGGAGTCGTCGAGTTCCTCCTCGGTTGCGGCGCTGCGCATGAGGGGAGCCACGTTCGCGTATCCCGGCTCGACCGTCAACTCGATCGATGACGTGACCCTCGAACTTTTTCCCGGGCAGACGCTCGGCGTGATCGGGGGGACCGGATCGGGCAAATCAACGCTCATCTCACTCATTCCTCGCCTGTATGATGTGAGAGCGGGATCGGTCGAGGTGCTCGGCGAGGACGTTCGCCATTGGCCGCTCGCTCGGCTGCGCCGCGCCATCGGTCTCGTTCCCCAGTCGGCCTCGCTCGTATCCGGCACCATCGCATCCAATCTCAGATGGCGCGACGAGAGCGCCTCAGACGATGAGCTGTGGCGCGCGCTCGATATCGCTCAGGCCGGTGAGTTCGTTCGAGACCTGGAAGACGGACTCAACAGTACCGTCGAGGCCGGTGGCAGGAACTTTTCCGGCGGTCAGCGGCAGCGGCTCACGATAGCACGAGCACTGGTGGGCTCACCGAGACTGCTGATCTTGGATGATGCGGCCTCTGCACTCGATTTCAAGACGGATGCCGCCTTGCGCAGAGCGATTCTGACGATGAGCAGGCAAGAACAGATGACATCATCTGCGATACCGCCGCTCGCCTGCGTCATCGTGTCGCAGCGCGTCTCGGCAGTGCGCGACTCCGATGTCATCTGCGTGCTCGATCATGGACGCGTGTCGGCGCTCGGCACGCATGAGGAGCTGCTGCGCACATCGCGGCTCTATCGCGAGATCGGGTTGTCGCAGCTGCGTCCCGATGAGCTCGGTGAGGCGGCCGAGGCGACTTCGGAGCAGTCGAACGCAGCCGAGCCGACCTCTGGAGCCATCGATGAGCCGTCGGCAGCATCCGCACCGCCTGCTTCAAAGACCTGA
- a CDS encoding ABC transporter ATP-binding protein has translation MNPYESAGSASTVASNVSGRTSSATDPRGGGAPRMPVAQVSRRLLRYVRPHMMSFVVSFVSAVISVLLQLYVPILVGQGIDCMIAAGRVDFQTLVPLLERLVAASLGAAAFQWLQGYCVNRLTYETVRDMRIDANDKISRMPLSFIDSHAHGDLISRIVNDVDQVGDGLLQGLTQLFGGVVTIAGTIVFMLSISIPIAIIVVLVTPLSVLVASLIARFSSRSFTSQQRIQGQLGGYIEELIGSQKLVDAFAFGDRAQIGFDRINRELYTAGERAQFLSSLSNPGTRFVNNLIYAVVAIVGCMCVITGVPASLTVGEVQIFLSYANQYTKPFNDVTSVITQIQTAFASARRVFSLLDAAAEPPDPADAIEITDPKGDVDIDHVDFSYIQGRRLLQDICVHAEPGMRLALVGPTGSGKTTFINLLLRFYEVDAGTIELDGLDTRRLSRPSLRRAFGMVLQDTWLFEGTVHDNIAYGRPTASRDEVERAARRAHAAAFIDALPNGYDTMISEDGGTFSQGQKQLVCIARVMLTDPAILLLDEATSSIDTRTELQVQAAFDEMVRGRTSFIVAHRLSTIRGADLILFMRDGRIVERGSHDELLARGGAYAELYNSQFATAEQP, from the coding sequence ATGAATCCATATGAATCAGCCGGATCGGCATCCACGGTGGCTTCCAACGTTTCCGGGCGCACGTCGAGCGCGACAGATCCGCGCGGAGGCGGTGCGCCTCGCATGCCGGTCGCTCAGGTGAGCCGCAGGCTGCTTCGTTACGTGCGACCGCATATGATGTCCTTCGTCGTCTCCTTCGTCTCGGCAGTGATATCTGTGCTGCTTCAGCTTTACGTGCCCATCCTCGTCGGACAGGGGATCGACTGCATGATCGCTGCGGGGCGCGTCGATTTTCAGACACTTGTACCGCTGCTCGAGCGGCTCGTCGCGGCGAGCCTCGGGGCGGCGGCATTCCAGTGGCTGCAGGGCTACTGCGTGAATCGTCTCACCTACGAGACCGTTCGCGACATGCGAATCGACGCGAACGACAAGATCAGCCGCATGCCGTTGTCCTTCATCGACTCCCATGCGCACGGGGATCTCATATCGCGTATCGTAAACGATGTGGACCAAGTGGGCGATGGTCTGCTCCAGGGTCTCACCCAGCTGTTCGGCGGTGTGGTCACGATCGCGGGAACGATCGTGTTCATGCTGTCCATCTCGATCCCCATCGCGATCATCGTGGTGCTCGTGACGCCCCTTTCCGTGCTCGTGGCCTCCCTCATCGCACGATTCTCCAGCAGAAGCTTCACCTCGCAGCAGCGCATCCAAGGCCAACTCGGTGGATACATCGAGGAGTTGATCGGAAGCCAGAAGCTCGTGGATGCCTTCGCGTTCGGTGATCGAGCGCAGATCGGTTTCGATCGCATCAATCGAGAGCTCTATACCGCAGGGGAGCGGGCTCAGTTTTTGAGCTCGCTGTCCAATCCCGGAACGCGCTTCGTGAACAACCTCATCTACGCCGTGGTCGCCATCGTCGGGTGCATGTGCGTCATCACCGGGGTCCCCGCGTCGCTCACGGTGGGAGAGGTGCAGATCTTCCTGTCGTATGCCAACCAGTACACCAAACCATTCAACGATGTGACAAGCGTGATCACTCAGATCCAGACGGCTTTCGCCTCGGCGCGCCGCGTGTTCAGTCTGCTCGATGCAGCAGCAGAGCCGCCGGATCCAGCCGATGCGATCGAGATCACCGATCCGAAAGGCGATGTCGACATCGATCACGTGGATTTCTCCTACATTCAGGGCAGGCGTCTGCTTCAAGACATCTGCGTGCACGCCGAGCCCGGCATGCGTCTGGCGCTCGTGGGTCCGACGGGATCGGGAAAGACCACGTTCATCAACCTGTTGCTGCGTTTCTATGAGGTCGATGCGGGCACGATCGAGCTGGATGGCCTCGACACCAGGCGACTCAGCCGCCCGAGCCTTCGCCGGGCCTTTGGCATGGTGCTGCAGGACACCTGGCTGTTTGAGGGAACCGTGCACGATAACATCGCCTATGGCAGACCCACGGCATCTCGCGATGAGGTGGAGCGTGCCGCGCGACGCGCTCATGCAGCTGCGTTCATCGATGCACTGCCGAATGGTTACGATACGATGATCTCCGAGGACGGCGGAACGTTCTCACAGGGTCAGAAGCAGCTCGTATGCATCGCGCGCGTCATGCTCACCGACCCTGCCATCCTATTGCTCGATGAGGCGACAAGTTCGATCGATACCCGTACCGAGCTGCAGGTTCAAGCTGCCTTCGATGAGATGGTCAGAGGCCGGACGAGCTTCATCGTGGCCCATCGACTCTCCACGATACGAGGTGCCGATCTGATCCTGTTCATGCGCGACGGTCGCATCGTCGAGCGAGGGTCCCACGATGAGCTGCTCGCCCGAGGCGGTGCCTATGCAGAGCTCTACAATTCCCAGTTCGCGACTGCGGAACAGCCGTAA
- the bilS gene encoding flavodoxin family protein BilS has protein sequence MKYAIVINSRSGNTRLVGNALMRALAESNGRAEAMYVGDIPPADGETCSEKGASQSEPACGSVEMIQQADTILFGFWTDKGDCTQDAARFLQTLSGKRVFLFGTAGFGGSQAYFDRILATVRSHLPADADLAGSVMCQGKMDVAVRRRYEAMLGQDPQDARAKAMIENFDEALAHPDESDFQTVITAAKSSLHLS, from the coding sequence ATGAAATACGCGATCGTGATCAACAGCAGGAGCGGCAACACGCGGCTTGTGGGCAACGCCTTGATGCGCGCGCTCGCCGAATCGAACGGGCGCGCGGAGGCGATGTATGTCGGAGACATTCCGCCGGCGGACGGCGAGACCTGCTCTGAGAAGGGCGCGTCGCAGAGCGAGCCCGCGTGCGGCAGCGTGGAGATGATCCAGCAGGCCGATACGATCCTGTTCGGTTTCTGGACCGATAAGGGCGATTGCACGCAGGATGCAGCACGCTTTCTCCAGACGCTGTCGGGCAAGCGGGTCTTTCTGTTCGGTACAGCGGGGTTCGGGGGCAGCCAAGCTTACTTCGATCGCATCTTGGCGACCGTCCGCAGCCATCTTCCAGCCGATGCGGATCTCGCAGGCAGCGTCATGTGCCAGGGCAAGATGGATGTCGCCGTGCGCCGACGCTATGAGGCCATGCTTGGGCAGGATCCGCAGGATGCGCGTGCAAAGGCCATGATCGAGAATTTCGATGAGGCGCTCGCGCATCCAGACGAGAGCGATTTTCAAACGGTGATCACGGCGGCCAAGAGCTCACTGCATCTGAGTTGA